A part of Thiomicrorhabdus sediminis genomic DNA contains:
- a CDS encoding DUF4149 domain-containing protein: protein MIKNTCFYWQAQFKVSLILALLLMVLGYVVTPILFASFNERQAGEFAAVLFNLIAVVTVLLLLGLLVIAFKLRLVSLKTHWSAGLAFMLMLSLLFYFAPEMASIKVQNSMQNLRESLDWPRFAALHGIYQLGYLVVIAMLILQTWQSRKMIEKSCA from the coding sequence ATGATAAAAAATACCTGTTTTTATTGGCAAGCGCAGTTTAAAGTCTCTCTGATTTTAGCGCTGCTATTGATGGTGCTCGGTTATGTGGTTACGCCGATTTTATTTGCCAGTTTTAATGAACGCCAGGCCGGTGAGTTTGCCGCTGTTTTGTTTAATCTGATAGCAGTGGTGACTGTCCTGCTATTGTTAGGATTGTTGGTTATCGCCTTTAAGCTTCGATTGGTTTCACTTAAAACGCATTGGTCTGCGGGGTTGGCTTTTATGCTAATGCTCAGCTTACTGTTTTATTTTGCGCCGGAAATGGCTTCGATCAAAGTACAAAATTCCATGCAAAATTTAAGGGAATCGCTTGACTGGCCTAGGTTTGCCGCTTTGCATGGAATTTACCAGTTAGGCTATCTTGTTGTTATTGCTATGTTAATTTTGCAAACCTGGCAAAGTCGTAAAATGATTGAAAAAAGCTGTGCCTAG
- a CDS encoding cytochrome b/b6 domain-containing protein: protein MTADNQVKVWDLFVRTFHWSLVTFFVISYLSGDEWDEIHAYSGYVILSLITLRLIWGLIGSKYARFSQFIYSPTTTINYAKSVLGGTAKHYIGHNPLGGWMVIALLSSISVTGVTGLMVYGEQGHGPLASIKTLELQAPNLISDAQADDDEHEEHKGKEDDENEWLEEIHELFANFSVFLVLLHIAGVLFSSVHEKQNLPRAMIYGYKRSDNTADSEKQ from the coding sequence ATGACAGCTGACAATCAAGTTAAGGTTTGGGATCTATTTGTGAGAACCTTTCACTGGTCCCTAGTGACATTTTTTGTAATCTCCTACCTCAGTGGTGACGAATGGGACGAGATTCATGCTTATTCCGGTTATGTGATTTTGAGCTTAATCACATTACGGCTTATTTGGGGGCTCATCGGTTCGAAATATGCCCGTTTCAGTCAATTTATCTATTCTCCAACAACCACCATCAATTACGCCAAAAGTGTACTTGGGGGCACAGCCAAACACTACATAGGACATAACCCGCTGGGGGGTTGGATGGTCATTGCTCTATTAAGCAGCATTAGCGTAACGGGGGTGACCGGGTTAATGGTTTACGGAGAACAAGGTCACGGGCCTTTGGCTTCGATTAAAACTCTCGAATTACAAGCGCCGAACCTGATCAGCGATGCGCAAGCGGATGACGATGAGCATGAAGAACATAAGGGCAAAGAAGACGATGAAAACGAATGGCTCGAAGAAATCCACGAGTTGTTTGCCAACTTCAGCGTATTTCTGGTATTGCTGCATATTGCTGGAGTGCTATTTAGCAGCGTACATGAAAAACAGAACCTGCCCAGAGCGATGATTTACGGTTACAAGCGCAGTGATAATACTGCCGATAGCGAAAAACAGTAA
- the carB gene encoding carbamoyl-phosphate synthase large subunit produces MPKRTDLKSIMIIGAGPIIIGQACEFDYSGVQACKALKEEGYRVILVNSNPATIMTDPELADATYIEPIEWKTVASIIAKEKPDAILPTMGGQTALNCALDLHDNGVLAEHGVELIGANADAIDKAENRDRFRQAMTKIGLDMPVSDVASNMEEAWAIQERVGFPTIIRPSFTLGGSGGGIAYNKAEFEQICKFGLDLSPTNELLIEESILGWKEYEMEVIRDKKDNAIIICSIENLDPMGVHTGDSITVAPAQTLTDKEYQIMRNASLAVLREIGVETGGSNVQFSVNPETGRMIIIEMNPRVSRSSALASKATGFPIAKVAAKLAVGYTLDELKNDITNGATPASFEPTIDYVVTKIPRFTFEKFPQAQQRLSTQMKSVGEVMAMGRNFQESLQKALRGLETDKNGFDEIIPVEMDEKDIKDTLRRELRDVGPERLWYVADAFRAGWDIEAVFDASKIDPWFLAQIKELIDMEDELKQRGLDALDETYLRQLKRKGFSDNRLAKLLNTDAAFIRKFRHTLNVRPVFKRVDTCAAEFETSTAYMYSSYDEECEANPSDKDKIMVLGGGPNRIGQGIEFDYCCVHAAMAMREDGYETIMVNCNPETVSTDYDISDRLYFEPLTLEDVLEIVEVEQPKGVIVQYGGQTPLKLAEDLEAAGVPIVGTSPESIDLAEDRERFQKILQDNDLLQPPNRTATSVEQAVTLANEIGYPLVVRPSYVLGGRGMEIVYGEADLVRYMKAAIGVSNDSPVLLDRFLDDAVELDVDAVCDGEQVVIGGIMEHIEQAGIHSGDSACSLPPYSISADVQDRVRVQVEKMAKALGVVGLMNTQFAIKGDDIYVLEVNPRASRTVPFVSKAIGQPLAKIAARCMVGQKLADQGFTAEVKPEHFSVKEAVFPFIKFLGVDPILGPEMKSTGEVMGIGENFAQAYAKAQLAGGTVLPRSGKAFLSVRKADRVRVVDLAKQLIARGFEIVATRGTATSLIEAGIECETVNKVTEGRPNIVDSIVNEEIALIVNTSDGSVSIQDSSSIRREALMHKTCYTTTIAAGFAMVAAMDYLDDQPVNCLQNVH; encoded by the coding sequence ATGCCAAAAAGAACAGACTTAAAAAGTATTATGATTATTGGTGCCGGTCCTATTATTATCGGGCAGGCATGTGAATTTGACTATTCTGGTGTTCAGGCCTGTAAGGCACTGAAAGAAGAGGGTTACCGTGTTATTTTGGTGAACTCTAACCCAGCGACCATTATGACCGATCCAGAACTGGCCGATGCCACTTATATCGAGCCAATCGAGTGGAAAACCGTTGCCTCTATCATCGCCAAGGAAAAGCCGGATGCGATCCTGCCGACCATGGGGGGGCAGACGGCACTGAACTGTGCGTTGGATCTACACGATAATGGCGTTTTGGCAGAACATGGTGTTGAGCTGATCGGTGCCAATGCCGATGCGATCGATAAAGCTGAAAACCGTGACCGTTTCCGTCAGGCAATGACCAAGATCGGTTTGGATATGCCGGTTTCTGATGTGGCTTCAAATATGGAAGAAGCTTGGGCGATTCAAGAACGTGTCGGTTTCCCGACTATTATCCGTCCATCATTCACCTTGGGGGGATCCGGTGGTGGTATCGCCTATAACAAAGCCGAATTCGAACAGATCTGTAAGTTTGGTCTAGATCTTTCACCAACTAATGAGTTATTGATTGAAGAATCGATTCTGGGTTGGAAAGAGTATGAAATGGAAGTTATCCGTGATAAGAAAGATAACGCCATTATTATTTGCTCGATTGAAAACCTTGACCCAATGGGTGTGCATACCGGTGACTCTATCACTGTGGCGCCGGCACAGACATTGACTGATAAAGAATATCAAATCATGCGTAACGCCTCCTTGGCGGTATTGCGTGAAATCGGTGTCGAAACCGGTGGTTCGAATGTACAGTTCTCGGTAAACCCTGAGACCGGTCGTATGATCATTATCGAGATGAATCCGCGAGTATCGCGTTCATCGGCCTTAGCTTCAAAAGCGACAGGTTTCCCGATTGCCAAGGTCGCTGCAAAATTGGCAGTAGGTTATACCCTGGATGAATTGAAAAACGATATTACTAACGGTGCGACACCTGCATCGTTTGAACCGACGATCGACTATGTTGTCACTAAGATTCCTCGTTTCACATTCGAGAAATTCCCGCAAGCACAGCAGCGTCTGTCGACTCAGATGAAGTCGGTCGGTGAGGTGATGGCGATGGGTCGTAATTTCCAGGAATCTTTGCAAAAAGCGTTGCGTGGACTGGAAACGGACAAGAACGGTTTTGATGAAATCATCCCTGTTGAGATGGATGAAAAAGACATCAAGGATACTTTACGTCGTGAATTGCGCGATGTTGGGCCTGAGCGTCTATGGTATGTGGCGGATGCGTTCCGTGCCGGTTGGGATATCGAAGCGGTATTTGATGCATCGAAAATCGATCCTTGGTTCCTGGCGCAGATTAAAGAGCTTATCGACATGGAAGATGAGCTGAAACAGCGTGGTTTGGATGCCTTGGATGAAACTTATCTGCGTCAGTTGAAGCGCAAAGGTTTCTCAGATAACCGTCTTGCCAAACTGTTGAATACCGATGCGGCGTTTATCCGCAAGTTCCGTCATACCTTGAATGTACGCCCGGTGTTCAAGCGTGTTGATACCTGTGCGGCGGAATTCGAGACATCGACTGCTTATATGTATTCATCATACGATGAAGAGTGTGAAGCGAATCCGTCGGATAAAGACAAGATCATGGTATTGGGTGGTGGTCCAAACCGTATCGGTCAAGGTATCGAGTTTGATTACTGTTGTGTTCACGCTGCCATGGCGATGCGTGAAGACGGTTATGAAACCATTATGGTTAACTGTAACCCGGAAACGGTTTCTACCGATTACGATATTTCGGATCGTCTTTATTTCGAGCCGTTAACGCTGGAAGACGTATTGGAAATCGTTGAAGTCGAACAGCCAAAAGGTGTGATCGTCCAGTACGGTGGGCAAACGCCGTTGAAACTGGCTGAAGATCTTGAAGCGGCGGGTGTACCGATTGTCGGTACTTCACCGGAGTCAATCGATTTGGCGGAAGACCGTGAGCGTTTCCAGAAAATTCTGCAAGACAATGATTTGTTGCAGCCACCTAACCGCACGGCAACCAGTGTTGAGCAGGCGGTAACGCTGGCTAACGAAATCGGTTATCCGCTAGTGGTACGCCCATCTTATGTATTGGGTGGTCGTGGTATGGAAATCGTTTACGGTGAAGCGGATCTGGTTCGCTACATGAAAGCGGCGATTGGTGTATCGAATGATTCTCCTGTATTGCTGGATCGTTTCCTGGATGATGCGGTTGAGCTGGATGTCGATGCGGTTTGCGACGGTGAACAGGTGGTTATCGGCGGGATTATGGAACACATCGAACAGGCCGGTATCCATTCGGGTGACTCGGCCTGTTCATTGCCTCCTTACAGTATTTCTGCCGATGTACAGGATCGTGTCCGTGTTCAGGTTGAGAAAATGGCGAAGGCGTTGGGTGTTGTCGGTTTGATGAACACTCAGTTCGCGATCAAAGGTGATGATATTTACGTGCTAGAGGTTAACCCTCGTGCTTCACGTACCGTACCGTTTGTCTCTAAAGCGATCGGTCAGCCGTTGGCGAAAATCGCGGCGCGTTGCATGGTTGGGCAGAAGTTGGCGGATCAAGGCTTTACTGCGGAAGTTAAGCCGGAACATTTTTCGGTAAAAGAAGCGGTATTCCCGTTCATCAAGTTCCTGGGTGTTGACCCGATTCTTGGGCCGGAAATGAAGTCGACCGGTGAGGTGATGGGTATTGGTGAAAACTTTGCCCAAGCTTATGCCAAAGCGCAGTTGGCGGGTGGCACTGTATTGCCTCGTTCAGGTAAAGCGTTCTTATCGGTGCGTAAAGCAGACAGAGTACGTGTCGTCGATCTGGCCAAGCAGCTGATTGCTCGCGGTTTCGAAATCGTGGCAACTCGTGGTACCGCCACTTCGTTAATTGAAGCCGGCATTGAATGTGAAACGGTGAACAAGGTGACGGAAGGGCGTCCGAATATTGTCGACTCAATCGTCAATGAAGAGATTGCGTTGATTGTCAACACTTCTGACGGTTCGGTCAGTATTCAGGATTCATCGAGCATCCGTCGAGAAGCTTTGATGCATAAGACCTGTTATACCACAACCATTGCAGCCGGTTTCGCGATGGTTGCAGCAATGGATTATCTTGATGACCAGCCAGTGAATTGTTTGCAAAACGTTCACTAA
- the greA gene encoding transcription elongation factor GreA, translating into MQKHPMTKEGADALQAELNKLKKEERPRISEAIAVARDHGDLKENAEYHAAREEQGLVEARINQIEHILSLAQVIDITKLPQTGKIVFGSTVTVVNLDTDDEITYKIVGNEESDIKANKISVNSPIARALVGKEEGDEVVVQAPGGNIDYEIVEVQYI; encoded by the coding sequence ATGCAAAAACATCCAATGACAAAAGAAGGTGCTGATGCACTGCAAGCGGAATTGAATAAACTAAAAAAAGAAGAGCGCCCGCGTATTTCCGAAGCAATTGCCGTCGCCCGTGACCACGGTGATTTGAAAGAAAATGCCGAGTATCATGCTGCGCGTGAAGAGCAGGGCTTAGTTGAAGCGCGTATTAATCAGATTGAGCACATTTTATCGTTGGCGCAAGTGATTGATATCACCAAGTTACCGCAAACCGGAAAGATCGTATTTGGTTCTACGGTAACGGTGGTTAACTTGGATACCGATGATGAAATCACCTATAAGATTGTCGGTAATGAAGAATCTGATATCAAAGCCAATAAGATCTCGGTCAACTCTCCAATTGCGCGTGCTTTGGTCGGCAAGGAAGAGGGCGACGAGGTTGTGGTCCAGGCGCCAGGCGGAAATATTGACTATGAGATTGTTGAGGTTCAATATATCTGA
- a CDS encoding GGDEF domain-containing protein, whose product MIQYSQPVNKSRDIYQSITEKFSQIKINPTPINYTVWYEYFLGSNLDLNAEINDLLRNSKHFPDRLGLRLYEQYIEKDEPHAQTQYDAAVASHVQQTSHQMDVLKQNMAQHSKTMQSYADNLTVPNLQGNDIENLAQNIRSVTELMESDTNKICDDLQSSSQQVKLLRKQLEQARAEAHTDDLTQVGNRKAFNKALQYLSIEQSETEQPLCLIMTDIDHFKSFNDTYGHPVGDSVLRYFAKIMTQEAEENETVCRYGGEEFAILMKNTSIEQATRRAEQIRQKIASCRLTLKGEKKPIKPITASFGVALFKGKIESLDEFINRADKSLYRAKEFGRNQVVHEQMMT is encoded by the coding sequence ATGATTCAATACAGTCAGCCTGTAAACAAATCTCGTGATATCTATCAAAGCATCACTGAAAAATTCAGTCAAATCAAAATCAACCCGACACCGATTAACTACACAGTCTGGTACGAATATTTTCTTGGCAGCAATCTCGATTTGAATGCGGAAATCAATGACCTTCTCAGAAACAGTAAACACTTTCCTGACAGATTAGGCTTACGTCTATACGAACAGTATATTGAAAAAGACGAACCTCACGCGCAAACTCAATATGATGCGGCAGTGGCCTCTCATGTTCAACAAACTTCCCATCAAATGGACGTATTGAAACAGAACATGGCGCAACACTCGAAAACCATGCAAAGCTATGCCGACAACTTAACGGTACCTAACCTGCAAGGCAATGACATTGAAAACCTGGCGCAGAATATCCGCAGTGTTACAGAGCTGATGGAAAGCGACACCAATAAGATCTGTGATGACCTGCAAAGCAGTAGCCAACAGGTTAAGTTGTTGCGTAAACAGCTTGAACAAGCTCGTGCCGAAGCGCATACCGATGACTTGACTCAAGTGGGCAACCGTAAAGCCTTTAACAAGGCGCTACAATACTTAAGCATCGAGCAAAGCGAAACCGAACAGCCGTTATGCTTGATTATGACCGACATTGATCACTTTAAAAGCTTTAACGATACCTATGGCCATCCGGTTGGCGACAGTGTACTTCGCTACTTTGCCAAGATCATGACCCAAGAAGCAGAGGAAAATGAAACAGTTTGTCGCTATGGTGGCGAAGAGTTCGCCATTTTAATGAAAAACACCAGCATTGAACAAGCTACTCGGCGCGCAGAACAGATTCGTCAGAAAATCGCCAGCTGCCGTTTAACTTTAAAAGGTGAGAAAAAACCGATCAAGCCAATTACCGCTTCATTTGGTGTCGCCCTGTTTAAAGGAAAAATTGAATCGCTGGATGAATTTATCAACCGTGCCGATAAAAGCTTGTACCGCGCCAAAGAATTCGGTCGCAATCAAGTTGTCCATGAACAGATGATGACTTAA
- a CDS encoding C40 family peptidase gives MSNALRHLWLLSLLVSLIGCSSTTERSESASFALQLKSTGIDLQDSQQVRNELLAQFDLWRGAPYQYGGTSLHGVDCSAYVQNTFANRLGLMLPRTTRTQIKFGVPVDKTQLEVGDVVFFKVSRNTLHNGIYLGKGKFMHASSSKGVTISYLSNPYWQKTYLHARRYFN, from the coding sequence TTGTCGAATGCATTAAGACATCTATGGTTGCTAAGTCTTTTAGTTAGCCTGATTGGCTGTAGTTCAACCACTGAGAGAAGTGAAAGCGCATCATTTGCGTTGCAATTGAAATCGACTGGTATTGATTTACAAGATTCTCAGCAAGTCCGAAATGAACTTTTGGCACAGTTTGATCTATGGCGGGGCGCGCCATATCAGTATGGCGGCACAAGTCTGCACGGCGTGGACTGTTCCGCCTATGTGCAAAATACCTTTGCCAACCGTTTGGGATTGATGTTGCCCAGGACTACCAGAACACAGATCAAGTTTGGGGTGCCTGTCGACAAAACCCAGCTGGAAGTGGGTGATGTGGTCTTTTTTAAGGTATCGAGAAATACTCTGCACAATGGTATTTATTTGGGGAAGGGAAAGTTTATGCATGCGTCTTCAAGCAAGGGAGTGACGATTTCATATCTGTCCAATCCTTATTGGCAAAAAACGTATCTGCATGCACGACGCTATTTTAACTAA
- a CDS encoding ROK family protein: protein MIRLGVDLGGTKIEIIALLVDESQPLHKAQEVYRKRIDTPQGDYRATLNAITQLVLQAERDLHNHDEFDMKGMQTRIGIGIPGAISSKTGLIKNANSVCLIGQDLQGDLQRSLRQTVRLANDANCFTLSEATDGAAQGFNSVFGVIIGTGCGGGMVLNGEILNGANAIGGEWGHNPLPWATADDTPLECYCGLKGCLETYVSGSGLQRHYQQRQNQSLNAKQIEQLALDGDEHANQLLEDYCVWLAKGLASVVNIYDPEVIVLGGGMSNLDLIYQRVPHIWQQWIFSDEVNTLLKPPMYGDSSGVRGAAWL from the coding sequence ATGATACGTTTGGGTGTGGATTTAGGCGGCACTAAAATAGAAATCATCGCTTTATTAGTCGATGAATCGCAGCCATTGCACAAAGCCCAAGAGGTGTATCGCAAACGTATCGATACGCCGCAAGGTGATTATCGGGCAACGCTGAACGCCATTACTCAACTGGTTTTGCAAGCCGAACGTGATCTGCATAACCATGATGAGTTCGATATGAAAGGGATGCAGACGCGAATCGGTATCGGTATTCCCGGAGCCATCTCATCGAAAACCGGTCTGATTAAAAACGCCAACTCGGTCTGTTTGATTGGTCAGGATTTACAGGGCGATTTGCAACGAAGTTTGCGCCAGACGGTACGCCTGGCGAATGATGCCAACTGTTTTACCCTATCAGAGGCCACCGATGGTGCCGCGCAAGGGTTTAATAGTGTATTCGGTGTCATTATAGGTACCGGTTGCGGTGGTGGCATGGTGCTCAATGGTGAGATTCTCAATGGTGCCAATGCCATCGGTGGAGAATGGGGGCATAACCCGTTGCCTTGGGCAACAGCAGACGATACTCCTTTAGAGTGTTACTGTGGGCTCAAGGGCTGTTTGGAGACCTATGTGTCCGGCTCGGGTTTGCAACGTCATTACCAACAGCGTCAAAACCAGTCTTTAAATGCCAAGCAGATCGAGCAATTGGCTCTGGATGGTGATGAGCACGCCAATCAGCTGTTAGAGGACTATTGCGTTTGGCTGGCAAAAGGTCTGGCGAGCGTGGTCAATATTTATGATCCGGAAGTTATTGTACTTGGCGGCGGCATGTCGAATCTGGATCTGATTTATCAGCGTGTGCCGCATATCTGGCAGCAGTGGATATTTAGTGATGAGGTCAATACTTTATTGAAGCCGCCGATGTATGGCGACTCCAGTGGTGTCAGGGGAGCCGCCTGGTTGTAG
- the carA gene encoding glutamine-hydrolyzing carbamoyl-phosphate synthase small subunit, translating into MTQALLALEDGTLFWGTSLGAQGETVGEVVFNTSLTGYQEILTDPSYFKQIVTLTYPHIGNVGVNEEDEESPRIMAQGLVIKDCPPLMSNFRAQKTLPDYLTEQGVIAIADIDTRKLTRILRDKGAQSGVIVAGDNIDAEDAVAKAKAFSGLKGMDLAKEVTTAETYEWTEGSWQLGQGHKDCSANQPYHVVAFDYGVKRNILRMLADRGCKLTVVPAKTPAKDVLALNPDGVFLSNGPGDPEPCDYAINAIKEILETDIPVFGICLGHQLLALASGAKTVKMKFGHHGANHPVQDSESQQVMITSQNHGFAVDEASLPATLKATHKSLFDGSLQGISRTDKSAFSFQGHPEASPGPHDVAPLFDQFIDNIKSAKKA; encoded by the coding sequence ATGACACAGGCTTTGCTAGCATTAGAAGACGGTACATTATTTTGGGGTACCTCTCTGGGTGCGCAAGGGGAAACTGTTGGTGAGGTAGTATTTAATACCTCTTTGACAGGCTATCAGGAAATTCTGACAGACCCTTCGTACTTCAAACAAATCGTTACATTAACTTATCCGCATATCGGTAATGTTGGTGTTAATGAGGAAGATGAAGAATCGCCGCGTATTATGGCTCAGGGTCTGGTCATAAAAGATTGTCCTCCACTGATGAGCAACTTCCGCGCCCAGAAAACGCTACCGGATTATTTAACCGAACAGGGTGTGATTGCGATTGCCGATATCGATACCCGTAAGTTGACTCGAATCTTGCGTGACAAGGGGGCGCAATCCGGTGTGATTGTTGCCGGTGATAATATCGATGCAGAAGATGCAGTAGCCAAAGCCAAAGCATTCAGCGGTTTGAAAGGCATGGATCTTGCCAAGGAAGTCACCACGGCGGAAACCTATGAATGGACAGAAGGTTCTTGGCAGCTTGGTCAAGGCCACAAGGATTGCTCTGCAAACCAGCCCTATCATGTTGTAGCATTCGATTACGGTGTTAAACGTAATATCCTACGCATGCTGGCCGATCGTGGTTGTAAGTTGACGGTTGTACCCGCGAAAACGCCGGCTAAAGATGTGCTCGCACTGAACCCTGATGGTGTTTTCTTATCAAACGGTCCGGGTGATCCGGAACCATGTGATTATGCGATCAATGCAATTAAAGAAATTCTAGAAACAGATATCCCTGTGTTCGGTATCTGTTTAGGGCACCAGTTATTGGCTTTGGCCAGCGGTGCCAAAACGGTGAAAATGAAATTCGGTCATCACGGTGCTAACCATCCAGTACAGGATAGCGAATCTCAACAGGTCATGATTACTTCTCAGAACCACGGTTTTGCGGTAGATGAAGCCAGCTTGCCAGCGACTTTGAAAGCCACTCATAAATCATTGTTTGATGGTTCCCTACAGGGAATCTCACGTACCGATAAATCGGCATTCAGCTTCCAGGGGCATCCAGAAGCGAGCCCAGGTCCTCATGATGTTGCGCCATTGTTCGATCAGTTTATCGACAATATCAAAAGCGCCAAGAAAGCTTAA
- a CDS encoding ferritin-like domain-containing protein, with protein MTHNLFQSVYDCLMEPDIDRKMQQLSELLNLWSEQQFSFDKLDVIHRIAEPGRPEKPILVSPKDLPRRRLGSEEGHAALMHSIAHIEFNAINLALDAVYRFQDMPERYYGDWLGVAGEESFHFQMIREHLAHLGYEYGDFPAHNGLWQTTYETDHDPLVRMALVPRTLEARGLDVTPPMINKLRSIGDKRGVEILKILLRDEIGHVEVGTRWFRYLCEQQNLNPFQQFQHIIEHYYHGDLNGPFNYEARQQAGFSDDEIAWLKTL; from the coding sequence ATGACGCACAATCTTTTTCAGTCTGTTTATGACTGCTTGATGGAACCGGATATTGACCGCAAAATGCAACAGCTATCGGAACTGTTGAATCTCTGGTCGGAGCAACAATTCAGTTTCGATAAGCTCGATGTGATTCATCGCATTGCCGAACCTGGCAGACCGGAAAAGCCGATTTTGGTGTCGCCAAAAGATTTACCGCGCCGTCGCTTAGGCTCCGAGGAAGGCCATGCGGCTTTAATGCATTCGATTGCGCATATCGAATTCAACGCCATCAATCTCGCGCTTGATGCGGTTTATCGTTTTCAGGATATGCCTGAACGGTATTATGGTGATTGGTTGGGCGTGGCTGGTGAGGAATCGTTTCATTTTCAGATGATTCGTGAACATCTGGCGCATCTTGGCTATGAATACGGAGATTTTCCGGCCCATAACGGGCTTTGGCAAACCACCTATGAAACCGATCATGACCCGCTGGTACGCATGGCGTTAGTGCCCAGAACATTGGAAGCGCGAGGTTTGGATGTGACGCCGCCAATGATCAATAAATTACGTTCTATCGGTGATAAGCGCGGCGTGGAAATTCTAAAAATTCTGCTGCGAGATGAAATCGGTCATGTCGAAGTCGGTACTCGCTGGTTCCGCTATCTATGCGAGCAACAGAACCTGAATCCTTTTCAGCAGTTCCAGCATATTATCGAGCACTATTATCATGGTGATCTGAATGGCCCTTTTAATTATGAGGCGCGTCAGCAGGCCGGTTTTTCCGATGATGAAATTGCCTGGTTGAAAACACTGTAA
- a CDS encoding class I SAM-dependent methyltransferase codes for MRESQSSTLLSDKQRQRIQLRHKHSIERFGYSAQALLWSSKEVQFKRFEVLSQVLAEGGDTVSVLDVGCGFADLYDYLLAQGFAIDYQGIDLSADMVQSAKFQHKTIKVEQGDLFDFNPAEQSYDYILLSGALNEVVESTTEQETESSGEYAKAVIKRMYQSCRKAVAFNLLDARHEWIRSRVDLQSFKPEEIVEYCRIFADKVTWQDDYLDNDFTVFLYKD; via the coding sequence ATGAGAGAGAGTCAAAGCTCAACCTTACTGAGCGATAAGCAGCGACAACGTATTCAATTGCGCCATAAGCATTCAATCGAACGCTTTGGTTATAGTGCGCAGGCGTTGCTTTGGAGCAGTAAAGAGGTGCAGTTCAAGCGCTTTGAGGTGTTGTCTCAGGTCTTGGCAGAGGGTGGCGATACCGTTTCCGTACTCGATGTCGGTTGTGGTTTTGCCGATCTGTATGATTATTTGCTTGCGCAAGGATTCGCAATCGATTATCAAGGCATAGATTTATCGGCGGATATGGTACAAAGCGCCAAGTTCCAGCATAAAACCATCAAGGTCGAGCAGGGCGACCTATTCGATTTCAATCCTGCAGAGCAAAGTTACGATTATATATTGCTATCCGGTGCTTTGAATGAGGTGGTTGAATCCACAACTGAACAAGAGACCGAATCAAGCGGTGAATATGCCAAAGCGGTGATTAAGCGAATGTACCAGAGCTGTCGCAAAGCGGTAGCGTTTAATCTGTTGGATGCTCGCCATGAATGGATTAGGTCACGCGTTGATCTACAAAGTTTTAAACCGGAAGAAATTGTCGAGTATTGCCGGATTTTTGCTGATAAAGTCACTTGGCAGGACGATTATCTGGATAATGATTTTACGGTATTTCTTTATAAGGATTGA